The following coding sequences lie in one Crassostrea angulata isolate pt1a10 chromosome 10, ASM2561291v2, whole genome shotgun sequence genomic window:
- the LOC128165972 gene encoding E3 ubiquitin-protein ligase Midline-1-like — protein sequence MAVSSKVGSVFDCPICLEKLREPQYLPCLHTFCELCIQSFIDSSISDCVINHKTISFDCPVCRRVNSAPAQNISAKEWAKQLPINHQLLAIIDSNQKDIISVREDLCDSCIRNGEQIIAKLRCKQCGNNLCKTCCKFIHERVKTFASHSIVELGAANTKVDPKDEPGNCVVHIDKPIELYCFDHEQLGCCFCLTTVHKECKIVLSLDEIADNDLENVAKSFIKETKHMSDLTAMTIQDTKKYITEINHQKIEILKNVEKNIEHIKQRLDSLHSDFKHSLRSSYEKETSDLTIMLKTLEDFNATLAKRQNIVYSVIEKGDRKNMLIATEKNKKQIADHLRNMKNTGKQMKRSLIKWTVADAVNRLNTLKKLGEFEYTIESFDFVTPICDAIENVRLNPKSGISYLSALI from the coding sequence ATGGCTGTTTCAAGTAAAGTAGGAAGTGTTTTTGATTGTCCAATTTGTTTAGAAAAATTAAGGGAACCACAATACCTACCTTGTCTGCATACGTTTTGTGAATTGTGTATACAATCATTTATTGATTCATCAATATCGGACTGTGTTATAAACCATAAGACAATATCGTTCGATTGTCCAGTGTGTCGACGTGTCAATTCTGCACCAGCTCAAAACATATCAGCCAAAGAATGGGCAAAACAGTTGCCGATAAACCACCAGCTTTTGGCCATTATTGATTCGAATCAGAAAGATATCATTTCAGTACGTGAAGATTTATGTGATTCTTGTATACGAAATGGTGAGCAGATTATCGCAAAACTTCGATGCAAACAATGTGGCAATAACCTATGCAAGACTTGCTGTAAGTTTATTCACGAAAGGGTGAAGACATTTGCATCACATTCGATTGTTGAATTAGGAGCAGCAAATACAAAAGTCGATCCAAAAGACGAGCCCGGAAATTGCGTAGTTCATATAGATAAACCAATAGAATTGTATTGCTTTGATCACGAACAACTTGGTTGCTGCTTCTGTTTGACCACAGTGCACAAAGAGTGCAAAATTGTGCTATCGTTGGATGAAATTGCCGATAATGATTTAGAAAACGTTGCGAAGAGttttattaaagaaacaaaacataTGAGTGATTTGACCGCAATGACTATTCAAGacacaaagaaatatataacaGAAATCAATCACCAAAAAATCGAAATTCTTAAAAACGTTGAAAAAAACATCGAACACATAAAACAACGACTAGATTCCTTACATTCTGATTTTAAGCATTCTTTGAGAAGTTCCTACGAAAAGGAAACATCTGATTTGACTATTATGCTGAAAACACTAGAAGATTTTAATGCAACTCTCGCAAAAAGACAGAACATTGTATATTCTGTTATTGAAAAGGGAGACAGGAAAAACATGCTTATTGCTacggaaaaaaataaaaagcaaataGCTGACCACTtaagaaacatgaaaaatacagGAAAGCAAATGAAGAGATCATTGATTAAATGGACGGTAGCTGATGCAGTAAACAGATTGAATACTTTGAAAAAACTAGGTGAATTTGAGTACACCATTGAGAGTTTTGACTTTGTAACACCTATATGCGATGCCATAGAGAATGTTCGACTTAACCCCAAATCAGGTATTTCATATTTATCTGCTCTTATCTAA